A genomic stretch from Marinobacter fonticola includes:
- the ectA gene encoding diaminobutyrate acetyltransferase, whose translation MTTEGSNTTAITLRVPHKDDGYRLHQLVAECPPLDPNSIYCNLLQCSHFAETGVAAEKDGDLVGFISGYIPPQQPETVFVWQVAVHEKGRGQGLAKRMLKAIVGRDTCQNVTHMETTITEDNEASWALFRSFARDLGAELTYTEHFEKDTHFGGNHDSEFLLRIGPFTKPING comes from the coding sequence ATGACCACAGAAGGATCGAATACGACCGCCATCACCCTCCGCGTACCGCACAAGGATGATGGCTACCGGCTCCACCAGCTCGTGGCGGAATGCCCACCGCTGGACCCCAACTCGATTTACTGCAATCTGCTGCAATGCAGCCACTTTGCCGAAACCGGCGTCGCTGCCGAAAAGGACGGCGATCTGGTTGGCTTCATCTCCGGATATATTCCGCCTCAGCAACCCGAAACCGTTTTCGTCTGGCAGGTCGCCGTCCATGAGAAAGGACGTGGCCAGGGCCTCGCGAAGCGTATGCTCAAGGCGATTGTGGGTCGTGATACTTGCCAAAATGTCACACACATGGAGACCACAATCACCGAAGATAATGAGGCATCCTGGGCGCTGTTTCGCTCGTTTGCCCGAGATCTCGGTGCGGAACTGACCTATACCGAGCATTTTGAGAAAGACACCCACTTCGGTGGGAACCACGACTCAGAATTTCTGCTCCGGATTGGCCCCTTCACCAAGCCTATAAACGGTTAA
- a CDS encoding metallophosphoesterase family protein — MDSRPGRSCPIHYRYRPEQLCQAPESLDADVLYVVGGLYGNPLALEAIESLVEKEQALGRRVRVVFNGDFNWFNRAVDGFEDFNHRVLAHDIVLGNVEYELSNPSPDAGCGCAYPDFVDSRVVARSNRIMQQLQAVAGSFPAIQSRLRNAPRWRCLSLAGQRLLILHGDPESLAGWGLAHEHLSQSTHQKTVAQWFERTGADLMACTHTCLPAIWQDGAHTVINNGSAGMGNLTGDARGLVSRISLPMFRESPVEPLMAVLQGDLSVSLVPVMFNLERWLELFDRWWPEGSDAALSYRQRILQGTGLEPHRMALGTL; from the coding sequence ATGGATAGTCGCCCCGGCCGCAGTTGTCCGATCCACTACCGCTACCGGCCCGAACAGCTGTGCCAGGCACCCGAAAGTCTCGACGCCGACGTGCTCTACGTCGTCGGTGGCCTCTACGGCAATCCGCTGGCACTGGAGGCCATCGAGTCTCTTGTGGAGAAGGAGCAGGCGCTCGGCCGGCGAGTCCGGGTCGTCTTCAATGGCGACTTCAACTGGTTCAACCGCGCCGTAGATGGCTTCGAAGACTTCAACCACCGCGTTTTAGCCCACGATATCGTCCTCGGCAACGTCGAGTACGAGCTATCCAACCCCAGCCCGGACGCGGGATGCGGCTGCGCTTATCCCGACTTCGTCGACAGTCGCGTGGTGGCGCGTTCCAACCGGATCATGCAGCAATTGCAGGCCGTCGCCGGGAGCTTTCCGGCGATCCAGTCCCGGTTGCGGAATGCCCCACGCTGGCGCTGCCTGTCACTGGCCGGGCAACGGCTGCTTATTCTCCACGGCGACCCGGAATCCCTCGCCGGCTGGGGCCTGGCGCATGAGCACCTAAGCCAATCGACACACCAGAAAACGGTTGCACAGTGGTTCGAACGCACTGGAGCCGACCTGATGGCGTGTACCCACACCTGCTTGCCTGCCATTTGGCAAGACGGCGCACACACGGTCATCAATAACGGTTCTGCGGGCATGGGCAACCTGACCGGCGATGCGCGCGGCCTGGTAAGCCGGATCAGCCTGCCGATGTTTCGCGAATCGCCGGTGGAACCGCTTATGGCCGTCCTCCAGGGGGATCTATCCGTATCGTTAGTGCCGGTCATGTTCAATCTGGAGCGCTGGCTGGAACTCTTCGACCGCTGGTGGCCCGAGGGCAGCGACGCCGCGCTGTCATACCGTCAGCGCATCCTGCAAGGCACTGGGCTGGAGCCTCACCGAATGGCTCTCGGAACCCTATGA
- a CDS encoding sodium:solute symporter family transporter gives MSFAEAGLFWGFLIVYGVVMYALSPRSTNPASFYRGADKHGNPVGQWSLTASIFISWIFAKSVTNAANLGAAYGVVGGLAYATYWLSIPVAGYIIYLIRTQTGATSLQDFLTSRFGRLAALAFAAAILIRLYNEVWSNTAVVGGYFGLPGEWQYYTAAMLFTAFTLAYSLKGGLRSSIFTDVIQAVLFVFFLAAVLFLIVPANDTGTLLSTGDFRLNAGADLLLVAGLQIFSYPFHDPVLTDRGFVNKEKTMLKSFVVAGLLGFVAVFIFSLVGVHAQLNGIDTNGNAPAAVGAALGLTALFFMSVVMMTSAGSTLDSTFTSLAKSIAVDLPKLVRRVTEQLPSMRVGAVVMVAFAILGNLPMFAGTDILKATTISGTMVMGLAPVFLFYGFTRWSPWSFHLSFWSGIVLGVLLATGLIPPSWSIGEGKYAALLGVNAWGILICTAGFFLPIIVQRLARGRTVSRVH, from the coding sequence ATGTCGTTCGCCGAAGCGGGCCTGTTCTGGGGCTTTCTTATCGTTTATGGCGTGGTGATGTATGCCCTGTCGCCACGCAGCACCAATCCCGCCTCGTTCTACCGTGGCGCGGATAAACACGGCAATCCGGTGGGGCAATGGTCACTCACGGCCAGCATCTTTATTAGCTGGATTTTTGCCAAATCGGTAACCAACGCCGCTAACCTGGGCGCAGCCTACGGTGTTGTCGGCGGCTTGGCCTACGCCACTTATTGGCTATCGATACCGGTCGCAGGCTACATCATTTACCTGATTCGTACCCAGACCGGCGCCACGAGCCTACAAGACTTTCTCACCTCCCGCTTTGGCCGTCTGGCGGCGCTGGCGTTTGCCGCTGCGATCCTGATCCGCCTGTACAACGAAGTCTGGAGCAATACCGCGGTGGTCGGGGGCTATTTCGGGCTTCCCGGTGAATGGCAGTACTACACCGCCGCCATGCTCTTCACTGCATTCACGCTGGCATACAGCCTCAAAGGCGGGCTGCGCAGTTCGATCTTCACCGATGTCATCCAGGCCGTGCTGTTCGTCTTCTTCCTGGCAGCGGTGCTGTTTCTGATCGTTCCAGCCAATGATACCGGCACCCTGCTGTCCACCGGCGATTTCCGCCTCAATGCCGGTGCCGATTTGCTGCTGGTGGCCGGTCTGCAGATCTTCAGCTACCCGTTCCATGATCCGGTGCTCACTGACCGCGGCTTCGTGAACAAAGAAAAAACCATGCTTAAAAGCTTCGTGGTCGCCGGTCTGCTCGGTTTCGTTGCTGTGTTCATTTTCAGCCTCGTCGGCGTACACGCCCAACTCAATGGCATTGACACCAATGGCAACGCGCCGGCAGCCGTGGGCGCGGCACTGGGCCTGACAGCCTTATTCTTCATGAGCGTGGTAATGATGACCTCCGCCGGCTCGACGCTGGATTCCACCTTTACGTCTCTGGCCAAGTCGATTGCCGTGGACTTGCCGAAACTGGTAAGGCGCGTAACGGAGCAACTACCCTCCATGCGCGTCGGCGCGGTCGTCATGGTCGCGTTCGCCATCCTCGGCAACCTGCCGATGTTCGCCGGTACCGACATTCTTAAGGCGACCACGATCTCCGGCACCATGGTCATGGGTCTGGCCCCGGTATTTCTATTTTACGGCTTCACTCGCTGGTCCCCGTGGAGCTTCCACCTCAGTTTCTGGAGCGGCATCGTGCTCGGTGTCTTGCTGGCCACGGGACTGATTCCGCCAAGCTGGTCCATCGGCGAAGGCAAGTACGCCGCGCTGTTGGGCGTGAACGCCTGGGGCATCCTGATCTGCACCGCCGGCTTCTTCCTGCCGATTATCGTGCAGCGTCTGGCCCGTGGCCGAACTGTATCTCGCGTCCATTAA
- a CDS encoding radical SAM protein, whose product MSVISGGLQRIPAKEVVAPRHIDSWTHTREGEPRGYIDADRLKELWIHTGTACNLACPFCLEGSHPGDGRIPGMKLSDVKPFIHEALEMGVEQFSFTGGEPFVIRDFINILDYVSQHRPCFVLTNATDPLLKRTHQLLPLRENPFPVRFRVSLDFPDRARHDVDRGAGSFDKALEGIRWLHDNGFEVSIARQSDNDEDPGQVEADFRAIFREWAIPEDLAFTAFPDFGTPGSDDGSPEITESCMEKYPTRESQSHFMCTYTRMLVKRDDRVRVYACTLVDDDPDYDLGGTLKESMDTRIMLRHHRCFACYRFGASCSAPG is encoded by the coding sequence ATGTCTGTAATATCCGGTGGCCTACAGCGCATCCCGGCGAAGGAAGTCGTTGCGCCCCGCCACATCGATAGCTGGACCCACACCCGCGAAGGCGAGCCTCGCGGCTATATCGATGCCGACCGGCTCAAAGAGCTGTGGATACATACCGGCACCGCATGTAATTTGGCCTGCCCCTTTTGCCTGGAGGGCTCCCATCCCGGCGACGGCCGCATACCAGGCATGAAGCTGAGCGACGTCAAGCCGTTCATTCACGAGGCGCTGGAAATGGGCGTCGAGCAGTTTTCCTTTACCGGCGGCGAGCCTTTCGTCATTCGCGATTTTATCAATATCTTGGACTACGTTAGCCAGCACCGGCCCTGTTTTGTGCTGACCAATGCCACGGACCCGCTGCTCAAGCGCACGCATCAACTGTTGCCCCTGCGGGAGAATCCGTTTCCGGTTCGCTTTCGCGTCAGCCTGGACTTCCCGGATCGCGCCCGCCACGACGTCGATCGCGGCGCGGGCAGTTTTGACAAGGCGCTGGAAGGGATTCGCTGGCTGCACGATAACGGCTTTGAAGTGTCCATCGCCCGTCAGAGCGATAACGACGAAGATCCCGGGCAAGTAGAGGCTGACTTCCGGGCCATTTTTCGCGAATGGGCGATTCCCGAAGATCTGGCGTTTACCGCCTTCCCGGATTTCGGCACGCCCGGCTCCGACGACGGCAGCCCGGAAATCACCGAAAGCTGCATGGAGAAATACCCCACGCGTGAAAGCCAGTCGCATTTCATGTGCACGTACACGCGCATGCTGGTGAAGAGGGACGACCGGGTGCGGGTCTACGCCTGTACGCTGGTGGACGACGATCCGGATTACGACCTGGGCGGCACGTTGAAAGAGAGCATGGACACACGGATCATGCTGCGCCACCACCGCTGCTTCGCCTGCTACCGGTTCGGCGCCAGCTGTAGCGCTCCAGGCTGA
- a CDS encoding DUF547 domain-containing protein, translating to MRQLLFLLAFLTSTGLSAAPFDHAHSLWESELQSHVEWINKGTSSAVDYSAWRQDQAPLNDYLAELSDVARTEFDAWNDRQQLAFLINAYNAFTVRLILDQASDLESIKDIGGLFGSPWSKRFFTLLGSERSLDELEHDMIREWFAEPRIHMAVNCASIGCPALAKHAYNAETLDTQLDEAVRRFLSDSSRNRYNSVTGTFEISSIFKWYGDDWNTESGYPHGVRGFLLKNREHLAGAGALSSRDTEKPGFEYLDYDWSLNSVENTRE from the coding sequence ATGCGACAGTTACTGTTTTTGCTGGCCTTCCTAACCTCCACCGGCTTGAGCGCCGCACCCTTCGACCATGCGCACAGCCTTTGGGAAAGCGAGCTGCAGAGCCATGTCGAGTGGATCAACAAGGGTACATCCTCGGCAGTGGACTACTCGGCATGGCGTCAGGATCAAGCGCCGCTGAATGATTATCTGGCCGAGTTGTCCGATGTCGCACGGACGGAGTTCGATGCCTGGAATGACCGGCAGCAACTGGCTTTTCTAATCAACGCCTATAACGCTTTTACGGTGCGTCTGATCCTGGACCAGGCTTCCGATTTGGAGTCCATCAAGGATATCGGCGGCCTGTTCGGCTCGCCCTGGTCAAAACGGTTCTTTACGCTACTGGGATCGGAACGCAGCTTAGACGAGTTAGAACACGACATGATTCGTGAATGGTTTGCGGAACCTCGCATCCATATGGCGGTCAATTGCGCCTCCATTGGTTGCCCCGCCTTGGCAAAACATGCGTATAACGCTGAAACATTGGACACACAGTTGGATGAAGCGGTCAGACGCTTCCTCTCAGATTCGTCACGGAATCGTTATAACTCTGTGACGGGAACGTTTGAAATCTCGTCCATCTTTAAATGGTATGGCGACGACTGGAACACCGAGTCCGGCTATCCTCACGGGGTACGCGGCTTTCTTCTGAAGAACCGGGAGCATCTTGCCGGAGCCGGCGCCCTGTCCTCACGCGACACAGAAAAACCCGGATTCGAATACCTCGACTACGACTGGTCGTTGAACAGCGTCGAGAATACAAGGGAGTAA
- a CDS encoding DUF3179 domain-containing protein, giving the protein MRPARRFIAFLLTWPIVTGLIAAPFKNGFDLRGALVPPEAIISGGPPRDGIPALTNPSFVEHEVASLWQPDDIVLSVETESGSRAYPVGVLNWHELANDTIDGQPVLISFCPLCGTGMIFERRVANRTLTFGVSGLLYNSDLLMYDHQTESLWSQIGARAIAGPLAGTRLEQRPVRHERWQAWKARVGNAGKVLSTDTGYSRDYRRSPYGEYDHSERLYFPVSHQSRLYHPKTLVLGGSFKGEHKAWPFPELAKTDGTVNDRIGGEAVVIHYDATVPTARLYRASGELLPAVQAFWFAWFTFHPETDVYTHDQPD; this is encoded by the coding sequence ATGCGCCCCGCAAGACGTTTTATCGCCTTTCTGCTGACCTGGCCAATCGTGACCGGTTTGATTGCTGCACCATTCAAGAATGGATTTGACCTGAGGGGTGCTCTGGTACCTCCCGAGGCCATCATAAGTGGCGGACCTCCACGGGACGGCATTCCCGCGTTGACCAATCCGTCGTTTGTGGAGCACGAGGTGGCCTCGCTTTGGCAGCCTGATGACATTGTACTCTCGGTAGAAACCGAGTCGGGCTCCAGGGCCTATCCGGTGGGCGTCCTGAACTGGCATGAGCTGGCTAACGATACGATTGACGGCCAGCCGGTATTGATTAGCTTTTGCCCGCTATGCGGCACCGGCATGATTTTCGAGCGCAGGGTTGCGAACCGGACGCTAACGTTTGGTGTCTCGGGGCTGCTCTACAACAGCGATCTGCTGATGTATGACCACCAGACCGAATCGCTTTGGTCGCAAATTGGGGCGCGGGCGATTGCCGGTCCGCTGGCCGGTACGCGGCTGGAGCAGCGGCCCGTGCGCCACGAGCGCTGGCAAGCGTGGAAGGCACGGGTCGGGAATGCGGGGAAGGTGCTGTCGACCGACACGGGCTACTCGCGGGATTACCGACGTTCGCCCTACGGTGAGTACGACCACTCCGAAAGGCTCTATTTTCCGGTGTCGCACCAGAGTCGTCTGTATCACCCCAAGACCTTGGTGCTAGGCGGATCCTTCAAGGGTGAGCATAAAGCCTGGCCATTTCCGGAACTGGCCAAGACTGACGGCACGGTCAACGACCGGATTGGCGGCGAAGCGGTCGTGATCCATTACGATGCTACGGTGCCGACGGCTCGACTTTATCGCGCTTCGGGCGAGTTGCTGCCGGCGGTCCAGGCCTTCTGGTTCGCATGGTTTACGTTTCACCCGGAAACCGATGTATACACTCATGATCAGCCGGATTGA
- a CDS encoding zf-HC2 domain-containing protein: MLMCKDIALLASDYIDDEVKPLKRLSLRAHLMMCRRCRAFINHIRLTTEIIERHAIGQAHESYLERLEQAVTDAIDDRSR; the protein is encoded by the coding sequence ATGTTGATGTGCAAGGATATCGCGCTACTTGCCAGCGACTACATTGATGACGAAGTCAAGCCGCTCAAGCGACTCTCTTTGCGAGCCCACCTGATGATGTGCCGGCGCTGCAGGGCGTTTATCAACCATATTCGCCTGACGACAGAAATCATCGAGCGCCATGCCATCGGTCAGGCCCATGAGAGTTACCTGGAGCGCCTTGAACAGGCGGTGACTGACGCGATTGATGATCGGTCCAGGTGA
- a CDS encoding RNA polymerase sigma factor, which yields MTADSTTDEHLLAGLQDRDPATYRLAVRTYSPTMLAVARCYVAPDKAEDVVQECWLKIIDAIDSFEGRSSLKTWLCRIVANRCKNAVRTADREINVDFSDALDPTLGARFGRNGRWTQPPRLQTHETAEHWLENEALKDCLDKHLSSLPENQRTALILYEAHQRCSEDICNILRISPSNLRVMIHRARQRIFLMLEHFQETGEC from the coding sequence ATGACCGCCGATTCGACGACCGACGAGCACTTGCTGGCTGGCTTGCAGGACCGCGACCCCGCTACCTATCGTCTCGCCGTACGTACCTATAGTCCGACGATGCTGGCGGTCGCTCGTTGCTACGTCGCGCCCGACAAAGCGGAAGATGTCGTGCAGGAGTGCTGGCTTAAAATTATCGACGCCATCGACTCGTTTGAGGGGCGATCCTCCCTTAAAACCTGGCTGTGTCGGATAGTGGCGAACCGCTGCAAGAACGCGGTTCGCACCGCTGACCGGGAGATAAACGTGGACTTTTCCGATGCTCTCGACCCCACCCTGGGCGCCCGATTTGGTCGGAATGGACGCTGGACCCAACCGCCCAGACTGCAAACCCACGAGACCGCCGAACACTGGCTTGAAAACGAGGCTCTCAAGGATTGCCTCGACAAACACCTATCGTCGCTGCCCGAGAACCAGAGAACGGCGCTGATACTCTACGAAGCCCACCAACGATGCTCGGAGGACATCTGTAACATTCTCCGGATTTCACCGTCTAATCTGAGGGTCATGATTCATCGCGCCCGCCAACGCATCTTTCTTATGCTGGAACATTTTCAGGAGACCGGCGAATGTTGA
- a CDS encoding carboxymuconolactone decarboxylase family protein, with protein MSDFKLHDQGSAPQEAKPLLEKSQKAFGMVPSLHAIMAEAPGVLQAYQELHQLFLETSFDNDETTVVWQTINVEHACHYCVPAHTGIAKSMKVSDDIIDALRDETPLPSEKLEALRTFTLAVVRKRGEVNREDLDAFHAAGYEHRHVLEVVLGLSQKVLSNYINHIAETPIDEPFKKFEWKKS; from the coding sequence ATGTCAGATTTCAAACTGCACGATCAGGGTTCGGCGCCGCAAGAAGCAAAGCCACTGCTGGAAAAGTCGCAGAAGGCTTTTGGTATGGTGCCCAGTCTGCACGCCATCATGGCGGAAGCGCCGGGCGTCCTGCAGGCATACCAGGAGCTCCACCAGCTGTTTCTGGAGACCAGCTTCGACAATGACGAAACCACTGTGGTCTGGCAAACCATCAACGTCGAGCATGCCTGCCACTATTGCGTCCCCGCCCATACCGGCATTGCCAAGTCCATGAAGGTTTCGGACGACATTATCGACGCGCTGCGCGATGAAACGCCATTGCCTAGCGAGAAACTGGAGGCCCTGCGCACGTTCACCCTGGCAGTGGTTCGTAAGCGCGGTGAGGTTAATCGAGAAGACCTCGATGCATTCCATGCCGCCGGTTATGAACATCGGCATGTGCTCGAAGTGGTCCTTGGGCTCTCGCAAAAAGTGTTGAGCAACTACATCAACCACATTGCGGAAACACCCATTGACGAGCCATTCAAAAAGTTCGAGTGGAAGAAGAGCTAG
- a CDS encoding amino acid ABC transporter substrate-binding protein: protein MKKLISLAAGTATLVGTLMAGNAMAATTLETVQERGHVQCGVTNGLPGFSQPDEKGNWTGIDVDTCRAVAAAVFGDGGKVQFTPLTAKERFTALQSGEIDVLSRNTTWTLTRDASLGLNFTGTNYYDGQGFLVRKEIGVSDATELDGATFCIQSGTTTELNLADYFRANDMDFKPLVFDTSEQTVQGFASGRCDVLTSDRSQLAALRSKLSDPSSAVILPNTISKEPLGPVVRQGDDQWFNIVKWSLFAQINAEELGVTSENVDKMKDSDNPNIQRLLGTDGDMGDKLGLPADFGHAIVKEVGNYGEMYNRNVGPGTPLDLERGLNALWTEGGIMYAPPLR from the coding sequence ATGAAAAAACTAATTTCACTTGCTGCGGGAACGGCAACACTGGTGGGTACGTTGATGGCTGGAAATGCCATGGCGGCAACTACTCTGGAAACCGTCCAGGAAAGGGGGCATGTCCAATGCGGCGTTACCAACGGCCTGCCCGGTTTCTCCCAGCCGGATGAAAAGGGCAACTGGACGGGGATTGACGTCGATACATGCCGTGCGGTGGCTGCTGCGGTTTTCGGCGATGGCGGTAAGGTACAATTCACGCCCCTGACGGCCAAAGAGCGTTTTACCGCGCTACAATCCGGCGAAATCGACGTGCTGTCCCGCAACACGACTTGGACGCTGACCCGGGACGCCTCGCTGGGTCTGAACTTCACCGGCACCAACTACTACGATGGCCAGGGCTTCCTGGTGCGCAAAGAGATCGGCGTGAGCGATGCAACCGAACTGGATGGCGCCACGTTCTGTATCCAATCCGGCACCACCACCGAGCTCAACCTGGCGGACTATTTCCGCGCCAACGACATGGACTTCAAGCCGTTGGTCTTCGATACGTCCGAGCAGACTGTGCAGGGCTTTGCCTCCGGCCGCTGCGACGTGCTGACCTCTGACCGTTCACAGCTGGCCGCTCTGCGCTCCAAGCTGTCGGATCCCTCCAGTGCGGTCATCCTGCCGAACACCATTTCCAAGGAACCGCTGGGTCCGGTGGTTCGCCAGGGCGACGACCAGTGGTTCAACATTGTGAAGTGGTCATTGTTCGCTCAGATCAATGCTGAAGAACTGGGCGTGACGTCCGAGAACGTCGACAAGATGAAGGACTCCGATAACCCCAACATCCAGCGTCTGCTGGGTACCGATGGCGATATGGGCGATAAGCTGGGTCTGCCGGCTGATTTCGGCCACGCTATCGTTAAGGAAGTGGGCAACTACGGCGAAATGTATAACCGTAACGTTGGCCCGGGCACCCCGCTCGATCTCGAGCGCGGCCTGAACGCGCTGTGGACCGAAGGCGGCATCATGTACGCGCCGCCGCTGCGTTAA
- a CDS encoding amino acid ABC transporter permease gives MNDTNPQFEQTRRKPWNDPRVRALVFQAIAIAGVFWAGWALIDNTLANMESRGISTGFGFLDQSAGFGIIMSLIPYDATMSYGRTFWVGLLNTLLVSVMGIVAATILGFIIGVARLSSNWLVAKLALVYVEIFRNIPLLLQIFFWYFAVLRNLPSPRQSVDVGGLLFLNNRGLYLPEPVAQPGFAWVTAAIVIAIAAVVGIRVMAKRRQMATGKIFPTVKVSAAVLIGLPLVTYLLAGGPIVWEIPELKGFNFGGGMTLIPELAALWFALSIYTASFIAEIVRSGILAVSKGQTEAAQALGLRSGMTLRLVVIPQAMRVIIPPLTSQYLNLMKNSSLATAIGYPDLVSVFMGTTLNQTGQAVEVVAMTMGVYLTLSLLISLLMNIYNRAVALKER, from the coding sequence ATGAACGATACTAACCCGCAATTCGAACAAACCCGGCGCAAGCCCTGGAATGATCCACGGGTGCGCGCTCTTGTTTTCCAAGCTATAGCTATTGCCGGGGTTTTCTGGGCTGGCTGGGCGCTGATCGACAATACCCTGGCCAACATGGAAAGCCGTGGCATCAGTACCGGCTTTGGCTTCCTCGACCAATCCGCCGGCTTCGGCATCATCATGAGCCTGATTCCCTACGATGCGACCATGTCTTATGGCCGTACGTTCTGGGTCGGGCTGCTCAATACCTTGCTGGTGTCCGTCATGGGTATCGTCGCGGCGACGATCCTGGGGTTCATCATCGGCGTGGCCCGGTTGTCCAGCAACTGGCTGGTTGCCAAGCTGGCCTTGGTTTACGTCGAAATCTTCCGCAACATCCCGCTACTCCTGCAGATTTTCTTCTGGTACTTCGCGGTGTTGAGAAATCTCCCCTCGCCGCGGCAAAGTGTCGATGTCGGCGGATTGCTGTTTCTCAACAACCGGGGGCTTTATTTGCCTGAGCCGGTGGCCCAGCCCGGGTTCGCCTGGGTAACGGCAGCGATTGTGATTGCGATCGCTGCGGTGGTGGGAATTCGCGTGATGGCCAAGCGGCGCCAGATGGCGACCGGCAAGATCTTCCCGACGGTTAAAGTCAGCGCCGCTGTGCTTATCGGCCTGCCCCTCGTGACATATCTGCTCGCTGGTGGCCCGATTGTTTGGGAAATTCCAGAGTTGAAAGGCTTCAATTTCGGCGGGGGCATGACCCTGATTCCGGAACTGGCCGCTCTCTGGTTCGCGCTCTCCATCTACACGGCCAGCTTCATTGCCGAGATCGTCCGCTCGGGTATTCTCGCGGTTAGCAAAGGCCAGACAGAGGCCGCTCAGGCCCTGGGTTTACGCTCCGGCATGACGTTGCGGCTGGTGGTCATCCCCCAGGCCATGCGGGTCATCATCCCGCCGCTCACCAGTCAGTACCTGAACCTGATGAAGAACTCCTCCCTGGCAACCGCGATCGGCTACCCGGATCTGGTGTCTGTGTTTATGGGCACGACCCTGAACCAGACCGGTCAGGCGGTCGAAGTGGTGGCGATGACGATGGGGGTCTACCTGACGCTCAGTCTGCTGATCTCGCTGCTCATGAACATCTACAATCGCGCCGTTGCGCTTAAGGAGAGATGA
- a CDS encoding amino acid ABC transporter permease, translating to MSESVMSPPKRNIGPVRWARDNLFNTWYNTVLTLVVGYLVVTSVGPLLSWVLLDANFVGDSPEACVGEGACWVFINQRLNFFIYGFYPGDEQWRVNIMFALLALCVIPQFIESFPARRWLGIFALTGLPVVGYFLISGGWFGLETVPTSRWGGLMLTLILAYVGILASLPIGIVLALGRRSDMPIIRGICVVFIEVWRAVPLITVLFMASVMLPLFLPEGMNFEKLMRALIGITLWQSAYMAEVIRGGLQAIPRGQYEAASALGLGYWRKMGLIILPQALKLVIPGIVNTFISLFKDTTLVLIIGLFDVLGTVQSTITDPAWQNVAIEGYVFVAFCFWVFCFGMSRYSQNLERKLDTGHRT from the coding sequence ATGTCCGAGTCTGTAATGTCACCTCCCAAGCGCAACATCGGCCCGGTCCGTTGGGCGCGCGATAACTTGTTCAACACGTGGTACAACACGGTGCTGACCCTGGTGGTCGGCTACCTGGTGGTGACCAGTGTCGGGCCCCTGCTGAGCTGGGTGTTGCTGGATGCCAATTTCGTTGGCGATTCGCCGGAGGCCTGTGTGGGAGAAGGCGCCTGCTGGGTGTTTATCAACCAGCGGCTGAACTTCTTCATCTATGGGTTCTATCCCGGCGACGAGCAGTGGCGGGTCAACATTATGTTTGCCCTGCTGGCGCTGTGCGTCATACCCCAGTTTATCGAGAGCTTCCCTGCCCGGCGCTGGCTGGGCATCTTCGCCCTGACGGGTTTGCCCGTGGTGGGTTACTTCCTGATCAGCGGAGGCTGGTTCGGGCTGGAAACCGTGCCGACCAGCCGGTGGGGCGGTTTGATGCTGACCCTGATCCTGGCCTACGTGGGGATCCTGGCGTCGCTGCCCATCGGCATCGTGCTGGCTCTGGGGCGGCGCTCGGACATGCCGATCATCCGCGGTATCTGCGTGGTCTTCATCGAAGTCTGGCGGGCGGTGCCATTGATTACCGTGCTGTTCATGGCCTCGGTGATGCTGCCGCTATTCCTGCCTGAAGGCATGAACTTCGAGAAGCTGATGCGCGCCTTGATCGGTATCACCCTGTGGCAGTCCGCCTATATGGCCGAGGTGATCCGTGGCGGCTTGCAGGCCATTCCCCGTGGCCAATACGAGGCGGCCAGTGCGCTGGGGTTGGGCTACTGGCGCAAGATGGGGCTGATCATTCTGCCCCAGGCGTTGAAGCTGGTTATTCCCGGCATCGTCAACACCTTTATCTCTCTGTTCAAGGACACCACCCTGGTGCTGATCATTGGCCTGTTCGACGTGCTGGGCACGGTGCAGTCGACGATCACCGACCCGGCGTGGCAGAACGTTGCCATCGAAGGCTATGTCTTCGTCGCCTTCTGTTTCTGGGTATTCTGCTTCGGCATGTCCCGCTATAGCCAGAACCTTGAACGTAAGCTTGATACCGGTCACCGGACCTGA